The nucleotide sequence GGAGAAGCTGTAAAGTTAACGCAGCTTATCCTTTATGCAAAGTTCATTAGAGTTGCACTTGCGAGTTGAATTCAGGTTATAATAAAGACACGCTTCATTCGGACCGTCTTTTGCATGTGAATGAGTACTTGCATCTCGTAACACAATGAGGAGGCAGACCATGAACAACTCTATTAAGTCCGACGTTACAGAAGAACGGGTAAAGATCGCTGAAGTAATGGCTGGCGAAAGCTCAGTTCTACATGAACTTGATTTTCAGGATGTAGCCATTTCTACAGTAGCCGTTAATACTCTTAAAAAGGCCGCATCAGTCGTAATGCAAAGATTTCTTCCGGGCAGCCAACCTGAAAAACTGACTGATTCTCAGGCGATAGCCTTTTTTATAGATAGAGTTTTCTGGGATCAGGATTCAAAAGGGTTGATCCTCTGTGCCGACGTTGCTACCCGCAGTTTCTGTATTCCTATACCGAGAGAACATTGGCATATGAAAACTGATCTTGGGACTATTCAGTAGTTATTTTTATAGCTTTTTGCAAGTATAAATAGATTAACAGGGGGTTTTGCTCCCTGTTTTTTTGTGTTTCTAATATAGATGATTACTTTTTAAAGTTATTAAAGCATAATAAAGAGGGGGCAAATTGTAAGAGGGATGTCGCTTTGAAGTGGTATTTCAAATGGTAAATTAAAAAGCCTCCCACTGTTTGAGTGAGAGGCTTTTTTTTAAATCCTGATTGTGGTGAGTCTGAATTTATACGATTAAATCAGTTCTTTCAGCGCGCTGACAAAGTTCTCAATATCTTCTTCCGTTGTTGACCATGAAGCCATCCAGCGTACTTCTCCGGTGGCTTCATTCCATACATAGAAAGGAAATTTTTCTTGCAACTGCGTGATGCAGTGCGCAGGAATAATAGCAAAAACAGCATTGGTTTCGACTGGACGGGTGATCTGTACTTCACTGATTCCCTGAACCTTTTGCGCGAGAAGAGCCGCGAGTTCGTTGGATCTGCGTGCATTTTTAAGCCACAGTTCATCAGTCAGCAGAGCTTTAAACTGTGCGCCTATATAACGCATTTTAGAAACAAGCTGCATGCCCTGCTTGCGGACAAATTCAAAATTTTTACCGATTTCAGGATTAATGAAGACCGCAGCTTCAGCACACATGCATCCGTTTTTAGTGCCGCCGAAGGAAAGAACATCAACTCCGCAATCAACGGTCATTTCTTTAAAACTGGCATCAAGCGTTGCGGCTGCGTTAGCAAGTCTGGCTCCGTCCATATGGACCAGCAGACCTTTTTCATGTGCGTAATCGCAAATAGCTTTAGTTTCAGCCAGTGTATAAACTGTTCCCAGTTCCGTATTCTGAGTTATTGAAATAACGGCGGGCTGGCTTCGGTGAACATCTTTTTCACCAAATAGGAGGGGTTTGATTGATTCTACACTGATCTTACCGTTGACGGCTTCGGCATGAATAATTTTAACTCCGGCGACAGCTTCGACTGATCCGCATTCGTCAACATTTATATGTGCCGTGTCGGCGCATATAACACTGTTCCAGCTTGTTGTTATATGCTTAAGAATTAGTGTATTGGTAGCTGTTCCAGTTCCCATGAAGAACACTTTTGCGTCTTTTCCGAAATGTTCTAAAAATAGATTTTTTGCTGCTTCTGAAATTGGATCATTACCGTAGGAACTCATATCATCACTATTAGCGTTGATAATTGCTTCCATTATGACAGGATGAACTCCCGCATAGTTATCACTTGCAAATGCGCGCATTTTATTTGTCTCCGAATAATTGATTAAGTAGGTCTTATTGGCTGCCAATACTTACCGATTTGTCGATCAAGGCGCAAGCATGCTAATCTGTTATTAATTATAAAAAAGAAGTTACGTCGTTGTTTTTGTTGTAAAAAGGATTATTGTGACATTATATTGGATGTGTATGTTTTAATTTCGGTTTAATTATATGCTCGTTATCGAGTCTGCCGGAGGTTTTTTACTGCAATGAACTCCGAAAAAGTTATAAGTTTTTCGAATGTTAGTTTCGGATATGGCCCTCATGACGTCATAGATGACGTGAGTTTTGATATTTTAAAAGGCGATTATCTTGCTGTGCTCGGCCCGAACGGAGGAGGCAAGACAACATTGCTTAAGCTCTTGCTGGGTCTGCTTAAGCCTAAGAAAGGTTGTGTTGAGATTCTTGGAAAAGCGCCCGGGAAGCATGGCGGACAGATAGGGTATATGCCCCAGTATACATCTGTTTCGGAAAGTTTTCCGATTACAGTGCGCGATGCTGTTCTTATGGGAAAAGTTTCTCCCGGTATTAAAGGTGTTTTCGGTATAAGGTTTGCCAGTAATGCTTCTGCTGAGGTAGAAAAAGCTCTTGATCGTGTGGGAATGCTCCCGTTTATCAATCGTAGAATTTCAGATCTTTCAGGTGGTCAGAAACAGCGTGTGTTTATTGCTCGCGCTATTGTTGATGAACCTCAAATTATATTACTTGATGAACCGACGGCGAGCGTTGATCAGGCTGGCAAAAACAGTTTGTACTGTTTGCTTCGGGAATTGAATCAAGAGATGACGGTGATTATGGTCAGCCATGATATATCTGTTCTTGGACAGGGGGTTAAGTCGGTGGCATGTGTGAATAGAAAAGTTCATATGCATGATCAGCCTAAAATAACCCGCGAATTGTTAAGTGAAGCTTACGGAGAAACCGAGCGCGGATCATGTCCCATTGAGCTTGTTACGCATGGAGAGCTTCCACATAGGGTTCTTGAATTTCATGCTGAATCTGAGGATAAGCCGGAAGGAGATTGGCATGATTGAGTCACTTAGTTACGAATTTATGCAGAATGCCTTGATCGCCGGAGTGCTGGCTTCCATCATCTGCGGAATTATCGGGGCGCTTGTTGTTGTTAACAGAGTAGTGCTCCTTGCCGGAGGAATTGCTCATGCTTCGTATGGCGGAGTAGGTTTAGCGTTTTTTCTAGGTCTTCCTATGCTTCCGGTTACAGCGGCTTTTGCCGTGTGCGCGGCGTTGCTTATGGCGCTTGTTACCATGCGGGTGAAAGATAGAGCTGATACTTTCATAGGCGTTATGTGGGCGGGAGGTATGGCTCTGGGTATTATCCTGCTTGATATTACCCCCGGCTATAATGTCGATCTGATGAGTTATCTTTTCGGGGGGATACTTGCCACTCCAAATTCTGATTTAGTGCTGATGGCGGTGCTGGCAGGGATTGTGCTATCGGTTGTTTTTGTTTGTTACAAAGGGTTCTGGGCCATGTCTTTTGATGAAGATTTTGCCCGCGCCAGAGGCGTGCCTGTCACATTGCTTTATTTTTTGATGCTTGCTTTGATTGCTCTAAGCGTAGTTATGGTAATCCGTGTTGTCGGACTTATTCTGGTTATTGCGCTTTTGACGATCCCTCCGCAGATAGCGGAAAGCAGAACATCCTCACTTCATACAATGATGATTCTTTCAATCTTGCTCAGTATGTTTTTTTGCGTGACTGGATTGTTGTTATCTTATGAATTTGATGTGTCTTCAGGGGCAACAATTATTGCAGTAAGTGTCGTGGGGTTTGCTCTTTCTCTTTTACTTAATAAGATCAAAGGGCGTTCG is from Maridesulfovibrio ferrireducens and encodes:
- a CDS encoding metal ABC transporter permease, whose product is MIESLSYEFMQNALIAGVLASIICGIIGALVVVNRVVLLAGGIAHASYGGVGLAFFLGLPMLPVTAAFAVCAALLMALVTMRVKDRADTFIGVMWAGGMALGIILLDITPGYNVDLMSYLFGGILATPNSDLVLMAVLAGIVLSVVFVCYKGFWAMSFDEDFARARGVPVTLLYFLMLALIALSVVMVIRVVGLILVIALLTIPPQIAESRTSSLHTMMILSILLSMFFCVTGLLLSYEFDVSSGATIIAVSVVGFALSLLLNKIKGRSAA
- a CDS encoding low specificity L-threonine aldolase, encoding MRAFASDNYAGVHPVIMEAIINANSDDMSSYGNDPISEAAKNLFLEHFGKDAKVFFMGTGTATNTLILKHITTSWNSVICADTAHINVDECGSVEAVAGVKIIHAEAVNGKISVESIKPLLFGEKDVHRSQPAVISITQNTELGTVYTLAETKAICDYAHEKGLLVHMDGARLANAAATLDASFKEMTVDCGVDVLSFGGTKNGCMCAEAAVFINPEIGKNFEFVRKQGMQLVSKMRYIGAQFKALLTDELWLKNARRSNELAALLAQKVQGISEVQITRPVETNAVFAIIPAHCITQLQEKFPFYVWNEATGEVRWMASWSTTEEDIENFVSALKELI
- a CDS encoding metal ABC transporter ATP-binding protein, whose protein sequence is MNSEKVISFSNVSFGYGPHDVIDDVSFDILKGDYLAVLGPNGGGKTTLLKLLLGLLKPKKGCVEILGKAPGKHGGQIGYMPQYTSVSESFPITVRDAVLMGKVSPGIKGVFGIRFASNASAEVEKALDRVGMLPFINRRISDLSGGQKQRVFIARAIVDEPQIILLDEPTASVDQAGKNSLYCLLRELNQEMTVIMVSHDISVLGQGVKSVACVNRKVHMHDQPKITRELLSEAYGETERGSCPIELVTHGELPHRVLEFHAESEDKPEGDWHD